One window from the genome of Mucilaginibacter ginsenosidivorans encodes:
- a CDS encoding NAD-dependent epimerase/dehydratase family protein, which yields MKVLVTGSSGQLGSTVVKNLKAHHHTVYGIDVIPSDTTDELIDLKNADAVLTASRGVDAIIHTAAVHGKHYALGYPREAFIETNIGGTLNLLNACVKNAISKFLFTSTTSIYGEAMVNNKRAVWVDESLIIEPRDIYDITKQAAEHLCRDFFYKEGLQASVYRVARFLPEDDNLKINHRIYRGLDERDGAEALRSALDICFEKFEVFNISAGSPFTRDELTQIKHDPTPVILKHYPDAADIYAARGWKFPGSIDRVYVSDKAKQYLGYQPVYTFGYLLHNL from the coding sequence ATGAAAGTACTTGTTACCGGTTCATCGGGCCAATTGGGGTCGACGGTGGTTAAAAATCTCAAAGCACATCATCATACCGTATATGGTATCGACGTAATACCCTCGGACACAACGGATGAACTTATCGATCTGAAAAACGCCGATGCAGTACTGACCGCAAGCCGGGGGGTTGATGCTATAATACATACTGCCGCCGTACATGGTAAACATTACGCGCTGGGTTATCCGAGGGAAGCCTTTATTGAAACGAATATAGGTGGCACACTGAATTTGCTAAATGCCTGCGTAAAAAACGCCATATCAAAATTCCTGTTCACCAGCACTACCTCTATATATGGCGAAGCAATGGTTAACAATAAGCGGGCAGTTTGGGTTGACGAATCACTTATAATAGAGCCCCGTGATATTTATGATATAACCAAACAGGCCGCCGAGCATTTATGCCGCGACTTCTTTTACAAGGAGGGCCTTCAGGCATCGGTTTACCGGGTTGCAAGATTTTTGCCCGAGGACGATAACCTTAAAATAAACCACCGGATATATCGCGGGCTTGACGAACGCGATGGAGCCGAAGCTTTACGATCAGCCCTTGATATCTGTTTTGAAAAATTTGAGGTATTTAACATCTCAGCGGGTTCGCCGTTTACCCGCGATGAGCTAACGCAGATAAAACACGATCCTACACCGGTGATTTTAAAACATTACCCGGATGCCGCGGACATTTATGCAGCCAGGGGTTGGAAATTTCCCGGGAGCATCGACCGTGTATATGTATCGGATAAAGCCAAACAATACCTTGGTTATCAGCCTGTTTACACGTTCGGATACTTATTGCATAATTTATAG
- a CDS encoding ABC transporter permease, which produces MNANSIHITSYDLAFLGLIFTGLNFALLLGFTKGINRSANRFLALALAVMVLQMAQIFAIYIRLPLQFSLAFGPLIFFYVRKLTRPAHKFRRTDLLHFIPALLQQVTLLNPAMPALTFISVITYLYYSDKLVESFYRRLKFNGGDRYRYEFQWLHRFLEGFGLLWLLWIPYTAVDYFYYHNQLGIRAYEPLYLLLAATLIGMAARAHLRPEIDVSPDAASFFKLPPPAALKQKGTWLKNAVKTNLYYQDPDLSLSSLAEKLGLAPHELSRIINTTFKKSFTDFINEYRVADVIQKMRDPAYNHITLLGIAYDSGFNSRTTFHRIFKQMTGKSPAEYKIEQKKEIPSYNLEHHPGFASLISSHQTSLTWTGMKLNRNYMFRNYLKTAWRHIMRHKIYSTINVMGLALGICGCLVIYLVASFEFSFDTFHPDKERIYCIDVSMTGNPDPDHAHWNAVPAPMPDAMRNEMSGLEKVAAFQHYSPKVKIKQGEKVIKAFDRTNGIIAEADYFDILPYTWLSGSKKTSLNKPMSVVLTQSRAKTYFGDLQPDEMIGKIITYDDSLTVTVTGILKDWNKNSDFDFSDFISFSTINNSFLKNQVQLDNWFNLDHSSQELVKLPVGVSPAQINAQFPLFIKKHLDPQPNTKLHAQLQPFTGIHFHREYGGEGNKMDLNILYILSAVALFILLIAAVNFINLSTAQSIQRTREIGIRKVLGSGKRAILFQFLTETFTLALLAVAIAVIAVQPLLNLFAAYIPPGVKFRFTEYSTWIFLVGIAIFTTLLAGLYPARLLAAFRPVSSLKGEVSEKTGNKGYLRKSLIVFQFTISLIFIIGTIVMGKQINYMQTQELGFKTTNIITLRSLWNDHSGKMKVLAEKIRQLPGVDQVITEAFPPMGFAHMGNGIQLQGSNEKPFEASIHSGNENFVPFYHMKIIAGRNLLHTDSAREYLLNETAVKALGFHDPEQAIGKLLSGLQNKPYPIVGVVADFYENSFRQQIMPVVIENDPNVQMGIALKLAPAEYQKGDIPRLIKGIAKEWKKIYPEEPFDYAFLGDSISRLYESEQQTQWLMRTATLITIFISCMGLFGLAMFTTERRTKEISIRKVLGAGISDILALLNKEVVVLIAVSLLISSPIAWFFMHKWLQNFAYHTDLSLWVFILAGAGALLIALVTISFRTIRSAMANPVKGLRTE; this is translated from the coding sequence TTGAACGCAAATTCTATCCATATCACCTCTTATGACCTGGCTTTTCTGGGGTTGATATTTACCGGGCTGAACTTTGCATTGTTGTTAGGATTCACTAAAGGGATCAACCGCTCCGCAAACAGGTTTCTTGCCTTAGCCCTGGCGGTGATGGTTTTGCAGATGGCGCAAATTTTTGCTATTTATATCCGGTTACCGCTGCAATTTTCCCTCGCATTTGGTCCGCTGATATTTTTTTATGTTCGAAAACTGACGCGGCCGGCCCATAAATTTCGCCGTACTGACTTACTGCATTTTATCCCGGCACTATTGCAGCAAGTCACCCTGCTTAATCCCGCAATGCCGGCCCTTACATTTATTTCGGTCATCACCTACCTGTATTACTCTGATAAACTGGTAGAAAGTTTTTACAGGCGGCTGAAATTTAACGGGGGCGACCGGTACCGGTACGAGTTTCAGTGGTTACATCGCTTCCTTGAAGGTTTTGGCCTTTTATGGCTTTTGTGGATACCTTATACCGCCGTAGATTATTTTTACTATCACAACCAACTCGGCATCCGTGCTTATGAGCCATTGTACCTGCTTTTAGCAGCAACGCTGATCGGGATGGCTGCCAGGGCGCATTTAAGGCCGGAGATCGACGTATCACCAGATGCTGCATCGTTTTTTAAATTGCCTCCGCCTGCGGCACTAAAGCAAAAAGGAACCTGGCTGAAGAACGCAGTGAAAACCAACCTGTATTACCAGGACCCGGACCTCAGTTTAAGCTCACTTGCCGAAAAGCTCGGCCTGGCTCCACACGAATTATCCCGGATCATCAATACAACGTTTAAAAAAAGCTTCACTGATTTTATTAATGAATATCGCGTTGCGGATGTCATTCAGAAAATGCGGGACCCGGCTTACAACCATATCACCCTGTTGGGTATTGCCTATGATTCTGGTTTTAATTCGAGAACGACTTTTCACCGCATCTTCAAACAAATGACCGGGAAAAGCCCGGCGGAATATAAGATCGAACAAAAAAAAGAAATCCCATCTTATAACTTGGAACACCATCCAGGATTTGCATCGTTAATTTCGTCCCATCAAACCAGTCTGACCTGGACGGGTATGAAATTAAACCGCAATTATATGTTCCGGAATTATTTAAAAACGGCCTGGCGCCATATTATGCGCCATAAAATTTACTCAACTATTAATGTTATGGGGCTTGCGCTGGGTATCTGTGGATGCCTGGTTATCTACCTGGTTGCAAGTTTCGAGTTCAGCTTTGATACCTTTCATCCCGATAAAGAGCGCATTTATTGTATTGATGTAAGCATGACAGGCAATCCGGACCCGGACCATGCTCATTGGAACGCCGTTCCGGCGCCTATGCCCGATGCCATGCGGAATGAAATGTCGGGGTTGGAGAAAGTTGCGGCTTTTCAGCACTATAGCCCAAAAGTGAAAATAAAACAGGGCGAAAAGGTCATTAAAGCATTTGACAGAACAAATGGGATAATTGCTGAAGCGGACTATTTCGATATATTACCCTACACCTGGCTAAGCGGCAGTAAAAAAACGTCGCTGAACAAACCAATGAGCGTAGTGCTCACCCAGAGCCGCGCCAAAACTTACTTTGGCGACCTGCAGCCTGATGAAATGATAGGCAAAATCATCACTTATGATGATTCGCTTACAGTAACGGTGACAGGCATCCTGAAAGACTGGAACAAAAACTCAGATTTCGATTTTTCGGACTTCATCTCATTTAGCACTATCAATAATAGCTTCTTAAAAAACCAGGTCCAATTAGACAACTGGTTCAACCTGGATCACAGCAGCCAGGAACTGGTCAAATTGCCCGTCGGCGTAAGCCCTGCCCAAATAAATGCACAATTCCCTTTATTCATAAAAAAGCATCTTGATCCTCAGCCCAATACCAAATTACATGCACAACTACAGCCATTTACCGGCATTCATTTTCACCGGGAATATGGTGGCGAAGGAAATAAGATGGACTTGAACATATTGTACATCTTATCGGCAGTTGCATTATTTATACTACTTATAGCCGCGGTCAACTTTATCAATTTATCTACCGCGCAATCGATACAAAGAACCAGGGAAATAGGCATACGCAAAGTACTTGGAAGCGGAAAACGGGCTATCCTTTTCCAGTTTCTGACAGAGACATTTACGCTGGCTTTGCTGGCAGTGGCTATAGCGGTTATTGCTGTGCAGCCTTTGTTGAATTTATTTGCAGCTTATATCCCGCCGGGCGTAAAATTCCGCTTTACGGAGTACAGCACGTGGATATTTCTCGTGGGCATCGCAATTTTTACCACATTGCTTGCCGGGCTCTATCCCGCAAGGCTGCTGGCCGCATTCCGGCCGGTTTCGAGCCTTAAAGGTGAGGTCAGCGAAAAAACCGGCAACAAAGGCTATTTGCGTAAAAGCCTTATCGTTTTCCAGTTTACCATATCGCTTATTTTCATTATTGGCACCATAGTAATGGGCAAGCAGATCAATTACATGCAAACGCAGGAACTTGGCTTTAAAACAACTAACATCATTACCCTAAGGAGTTTGTGGAACGATCATAGCGGGAAAATGAAAGTGCTTGCTGAAAAGATAAGGCAATTGCCTGGTGTAGACCAGGTGATAACGGAAGCTTTCCCGCCGATGGGCTTCGCGCACATGGGCAATGGCATACAATTACAGGGTAGCAATGAAAAACCTTTCGAGGCCTCAATACACTCCGGCAACGAGAACTTTGTGCCATTTTACCATATGAAAATAATTGCCGGCCGCAATTTACTTCACACCGATAGTGCGCGGGAGTATTTGTTGAATGAAACCGCAGTGAAAGCGCTGGGGTTTCATGATCCTGAGCAGGCTATCGGCAAGCTTTTGTCTGGTTTACAAAACAAACCTTACCCGATAGTTGGGGTAGTCGCCGATTTTTATGAGAACTCGTTCCGCCAGCAAATCATGCCTGTGGTTATTGAAAATGACCCCAATGTTCAAATGGGCATAGCTTTAAAGTTAGCGCCGGCTGAGTACCAAAAAGGTGATATCCCCCGGTTAATAAAAGGGATAGCGAAGGAATGGAAAAAAATTTATCCTGAAGAGCCTTTTGATTATGCCTTCCTGGGAGATTCCATTTCCCGTTTGTACGAAAGTGAACAACAAACCCAATGGCTCATGAGAACGGCTACGCTTATCACCATATTTATTTCGTGCATGGGCCTGTTCGGCTTGGCCATGTTTACTACCGAAAGAAGAACCAAAGAGATCAGCATCAGGAAAGTGCTGGGCGCAGGTATAAGCGATATATTGGCTTTGCTTAATAAGGAAGTAGTTGTACTGATCGCTGTTTCATTGCTGATATCATCACCCATCGCCTGGTTCTTTATGCACAAGTGGCTTCAGAATTTTGCCTATCACACTGATCTCAGCCTATGGGTATTTATACTGGCCGGCGCAGGTGCCTTGCTGATAGCCCTGGTAACTATTAGCTTTCGTACAATAAGGTCGGCTATGGCAAACCCTGTAAAAGGTTTAAGAACTGAGTGA
- a CDS encoding BlaI/MecI/CopY family transcriptional regulator — translation MEIKPTESELEILQVLWKMGDATVRDVHEELAKTKGAGYTTTLKLMQIMDEKGLVERDTTSKTHVYKARYTQEKAQTSALDRILSTVFEGSTSDLVIQALGHHRASQDEIDAIKKYLDQFGGK, via the coding sequence ATGGAGATCAAACCAACAGAAAGCGAATTAGAGATTTTGCAGGTGCTATGGAAAATGGGCGATGCAACCGTTCGCGATGTACACGAAGAATTGGCCAAAACCAAAGGCGCCGGCTATACAACTACCCTGAAGCTGATGCAGATAATGGACGAGAAAGGCTTGGTAGAACGCGACACCACTTCAAAGACCCACGTTTACAAGGCACGTTACACCCAGGAAAAGGCACAGACCAGCGCTTTGGACAGGATACTATCCACCGTGTTTGAAGGGTCGACATCCGACCTGGTGATACAGGCCCTGGGCCATCACCGTGCATCGCAGGACGAGATAGATGCTATCAAAAAATATTTGGATCAATTTGGCGGAAAGTAA
- the porD gene encoding type IX secretion system protein PorD, with the protein MKKISICIILLVCLGVTARAQDLNAQVKVISGKIQTSNRHIFQSLETSMKDFLNGRKWCQDAILPAERFDCTFVLNVTNWDGNSNFSGELQVQSSRPVYNSSYTTPLLNINDKDVDFIYSEGQTIDYTDQSFTSNLASVMAFYAYVIIGMDYDSFSKLAGTPYYQAAQTVVTNAQSTGSYKGWKAFDGNINRYWLSENLNNKAYIPLRDFIYDYHRNGLDQMADNANKGRKAISDILPDLAKVDRTRLGAMLPLIFFTAKSDELVSIFNKADNRERTDAVNILSQADPANGSKYQAIGKN; encoded by the coding sequence ATGAAAAAAATTAGCATCTGTATCATACTGCTTGTTTGCCTTGGCGTAACCGCCAGGGCACAGGACCTGAACGCGCAGGTTAAAGTGATAAGCGGTAAAATACAGACCAGCAACCGGCATATATTTCAATCGCTGGAAACATCGATGAAGGATTTCCTGAATGGCCGCAAGTGGTGCCAGGACGCTATACTGCCTGCCGAAAGGTTCGACTGCACCTTTGTGCTTAACGTTACCAACTGGGACGGCAACAGCAACTTCAGCGGCGAGTTGCAGGTACAATCGTCGCGGCCCGTATATAATAGCAGCTATACCACACCTTTGCTCAATATCAATGATAAGGATGTTGATTTTATTTACAGCGAGGGACAGACCATTGATTATACCGACCAGAGCTTTACCAGCAACCTGGCCTCGGTAATGGCTTTTTATGCCTACGTTATTATCGGCATGGATTACGACAGCTTTTCGAAGCTCGCCGGCACGCCCTACTACCAGGCGGCGCAAACCGTTGTCACTAATGCACAGTCCACCGGTTCTTATAAAGGATGGAAGGCCTTCGACGGCAACATCAACCGTTACTGGCTGTCCGAGAACCTGAACAACAAGGCTTATATACCACTGCGCGATTTTATCTATGATTATCACCGCAACGGCCTCGACCAAATGGCCGATAACGCCAATAAAGGCAGAAAAGCCATTTCTGACATACTGCCAGATCTCGCCAAAGTCGACCGTACCCGCCTTGGCGCCATGCTGCCGCTGATCTTCTTCACCGCCAAAAGCGACGAACTGGTGTCCATCTTCAATAAAGCCGACAACCGGGAACGAACCGATGCGGTCAATATCCTCTCACAAGCCGACCCTGCCAATGGCAGTAAGTACCAGGCGATCGGGAAGAATTGA
- a CDS encoding DNA-directed RNA polymerase subunit omega: protein MNNTANKPAVASSTITRDLRELDVKTDNIYESIVIMAKRANQISNNVKEELHQKLSEFASSNDNLEEVFENREQIEISKHYEKMPKPSLVAVQEFLEDKIYYRNPNKE from the coding sequence ATGAACAATACTGCAAATAAACCAGCTGTAGCCAGCAGCACCATCACCCGCGATTTGCGCGAACTGGATGTAAAGACAGACAACATTTACGAGTCGATCGTAATTATGGCTAAAAGGGCCAACCAGATATCGAACAATGTAAAGGAAGAATTGCACCAGAAGCTTTCGGAATTTGCATCATCCAACGATAACCTGGAAGAAGTATTTGAGAACCGCGAGCAGATAGAGATATCCAAGCACTACGAAAAAATGCCGAAACCATCGCTGGTTGCCGTGCAGGAGTTTTTGGAGGATAAGATCTACTACCGCAATCCGAACAAGGAATAA
- the coaBC gene encoding bifunctional phosphopantothenoylcysteine decarboxylase/phosphopantothenate--cysteine ligase CoaBC — MLEGKKIILGICGSIAAYKSASLIRLLVKAGADVQVVMTPDATNFITPLTLSTLSKRPVFVEYFIPETGEWNNHVELGLWADLFIIAPTSANTLAKMANGLSDNLLTAVYLSAKCPVYFAPAMDLDMWKHESTQSNIQKLQSYGNILIPPGKGELASGLYGEGRMAEPEEIVAFIEAAIKKKLPLVNQTILVTAGPTYEAIDPVRFIGNHSSGKMGFAIADQLAAMGADVILVAGPTSQSTKHKSIKRVDVTSAAEMLDACLLYYKDANACVMCAAVADYTPASVSPQKIKKKEGSLNIELKKTTDILKTLGEKKQTGQVLAGFALETENEEYNAAEKLKSKNLDFIVLNSLNDKGAGFKTDTNKITIIDSNLQKTTFGLKSKDEVAADICNKVAQLINEKN, encoded by the coding sequence ATGTTAGAAGGCAAAAAGATCATTCTTGGTATATGCGGCAGCATTGCGGCTTATAAATCGGCTTCGCTTATTCGTTTGCTGGTCAAAGCCGGGGCCGACGTACAGGTGGTAATGACGCCCGACGCCACAAACTTTATCACACCGCTTACCCTTTCCACCCTTTCCAAACGGCCCGTTTTTGTTGAGTATTTCATACCCGAAACCGGGGAGTGGAATAACCATGTTGAACTGGGCCTTTGGGCCGATCTATTTATAATCGCGCCCACAAGCGCCAACACCTTAGCCAAAATGGCAAACGGGTTGAGCGACAACCTGCTTACTGCCGTTTATCTTTCGGCAAAATGCCCGGTTTACTTTGCCCCTGCTATGGACCTGGATATGTGGAAGCACGAATCGACCCAAAGTAATATTCAAAAGCTGCAATCTTACGGGAATATACTGATCCCGCCCGGCAAAGGCGAACTGGCCAGCGGGCTTTACGGCGAGGGCCGCATGGCGGAGCCTGAAGAGATCGTCGCGTTTATCGAAGCCGCGATCAAAAAAAAACTTCCCCTCGTTAACCAAACAATACTGGTAACCGCCGGCCCTACCTATGAAGCCATCGACCCGGTGCGTTTTATCGGTAATCATTCGTCGGGCAAAATGGGCTTTGCCATAGCTGATCAACTTGCTGCTATGGGGGCCGATGTTATACTCGTTGCCGGACCGACTTCACAATCAACTAAGCATAAAAGCATCAAACGGGTTGATGTGACATCGGCCGCTGAAATGCTCGACGCCTGTCTCCTATATTATAAGGATGCAAATGCCTGCGTAATGTGCGCCGCAGTTGCCGATTACACGCCCGCCTCGGTATCGCCGCAAAAGATAAAAAAGAAAGAAGGCAGCCTGAACATCGAACTGAAAAAAACCACCGATATATTAAAGACCCTGGGCGAAAAAAAGCAAACGGGACAGGTGCTTGCCGGCTTTGCCCTGGAGACAGAGAATGAAGAATACAATGCCGCTGAAAAGCTTAAAAGTAAAAACCTCGACTTTATTGTGTTAAATTCGCTGAACGATAAAGGCGCCGGGTTTAAAACCGACACCAACAAGATCACCATAATAGATAGTAACTTGCAGAAGACCACTTTCGGCCTGAAAAGCAAAGATGAAGTTGCCGCGGATATCTGTAACAAAGTTGCCCAACTGATCAATGAAAAAAATTAG
- a CDS encoding outer membrane protein assembly factor BamD, translating into MFKKQRPILSGLLIVLILIAGSCKSKFEKLKASNDNAKKYQAAIAYYNKKDYNKALELFETLVQRYRGQAQAEDLYYYYAYTNYRLKDYTSASYHFKQFADTYPSSARAEECNFMSAYCYYLDSPVYSLDQENTHKAIDKLQLFINLYPKSERVAEASKLIQNLRDKLERKAYENAKLYLTIGDYQAAVIDFGNVLRDYPDTKYAEEMEYLTIKAQYEYAHHSSELKKEDRFNTAINFEKQFADKYPTSKYLKDAVSLKQDSEDGIASVKRALAEYANEDKYRHRFDKKDTTAQQPSSEKPNQKTPAQ; encoded by the coding sequence ATGTTTAAAAAACAACGTCCTATTTTATCGGGGCTTTTGATTGTGCTGATTCTGATTGCAGGTAGCTGCAAAAGCAAATTTGAAAAGTTAAAGGCCAGTAATGACAACGCCAAAAAATACCAGGCGGCCATTGCTTACTACAACAAAAAGGACTATAATAAAGCATTGGAACTATTTGAAACCCTGGTTCAGCGTTACCGCGGACAGGCCCAGGCCGAAGACCTTTATTATTACTACGCGTATACCAACTACAGGCTAAAGGATTATACCTCGGCAAGTTACCATTTTAAACAATTTGCTGATACCTACCCATCGAGCGCCCGCGCCGAGGAATGTAATTTCATGAGCGCTTATTGTTATTACCTGGATTCGCCGGTCTATTCGCTCGACCAGGAGAACACCCATAAGGCTATTGACAAGTTACAATTGTTCATTAACCTGTATCCAAAAAGCGAACGTGTTGCAGAAGCATCGAAACTGATACAGAACCTGCGCGATAAGCTGGAACGTAAAGCTTATGAAAATGCCAAGTTGTATTTGACTATCGGCGATTACCAGGCAGCTGTTATCGATTTTGGCAATGTGCTGCGCGATTATCCGGATACCAAATATGCCGAGGAAATGGAATACCTGACCATCAAGGCCCAATACGAATACGCACACCACAGCAGCGAATTAAAGAAGGAAGACCGTTTTAATACAGCCATAAACTTTGAAAAACAGTTCGCGGATAAGTATCCAACAAGTAAATACCTTAAAGATGCGGTTTCGCTTAAACAGGATAGCGAGGATGGAATAGCCAGCGTAAAACGTGCTTTAGCCGAATATGCTAATGAAGACAAATACCGTCACCGTTTTGATAAGAAGGATACGACAGCCCAACAGCCGTCATCAGAAAAACCAAATCAGAAAACACCAGCTCAATAA
- a CDS encoding RNA polymerase sigma factor, whose product MDTKETQFLQLIGENKGILYKICKIYEDDPDDRDDLLQEMVLQLWRAFDTFRGDSKFSSWMYRVALNTAIVFFKRQKRRPDDQPLPAQFDHADDLPDAEEHQEKLAVFYKAVQKLGKVEKALIYLYMEDQPYDEIAAHLGITQLNVRVRLNRVKNKLKEIIKEMNYEY is encoded by the coding sequence GTGGATACCAAAGAAACCCAATTTCTGCAACTGATAGGAGAGAACAAAGGTATTCTGTATAAAATATGCAAGATATATGAGGATGACCCGGACGACCGCGATGATCTGCTGCAGGAAATGGTGCTGCAACTGTGGCGGGCATTCGATACGTTCAGGGGCGATAGTAAATTCAGTTCGTGGATGTATAGGGTGGCGCTTAATACGGCCATCGTATTTTTTAAAAGGCAAAAGCGAAGGCCCGACGATCAGCCGCTGCCGGCTCAGTTTGATCATGCCGATGACTTGCCGGATGCAGAAGAACACCAGGAGAAACTGGCCGTATTTTATAAGGCGGTTCAAAAACTGGGGAAAGTAGAGAAGGCGCTGATATACTTATATATGGAAGATCAGCCTTACGACGAGATAGCCGCACACCTGGGAATAACCCAATTGAATGTGAGGGTTAGGTTGAACAGGGTAAAAAATAAATTGAAGGAAATTATTAAAGAAATGAATTATGAATATTGA